In Helianthus annuus cultivar XRQ/B chromosome 9, HanXRQr2.0-SUNRISE, whole genome shotgun sequence, the following are encoded in one genomic region:
- the LOC110875960 gene encoding uncharacterized protein LOC110875960 — translation MRRKLLTQDKILQWDLTRRKNMNMMCCLLCFENNDSHDHLFFECKFSAQIWCSVRDKVNMGTVDPKWIDVTNWLLARGASKSTFNYSSRLIVAATAYFIWQERNARLFKNQKRPPDIIISLILQTVRYKLMGAKYKNMDKVRRFLELWDIHDDSMLDDAG, via the coding sequence ATGCGTAGGAAGCTTTTGACTCAGGATAAAATTCTACAATGGGATCTGACGAGAAGAAAGAACATGAACATGATGTGCTGCTTATTGTGCTTCGAAAATAATGACTCTCATGATCATCTGTTTTTTGAATGTAAGTTCTCTGCTCAGATTTGGTGCTCGGTTAGGGATAAGGTGAATATGGGTACAGTTGACCCGAAGTGGATAGATGTTACGAATTGGCTCTTAGCTAGAGGTGCATCTAAATCGACTTTCAACTATTCAAGTCGTCTTATAGTGGCAGCTACAGCGTATTTCATTTGGCAAGAGCGAAATGCTAGACTGTTTAAAAATCAAAAGAGACCTCCAGATATTATTATCTCTTTGATTCTTCAGACAGTTCGATATAAACTTATGGGAGCTAAATACAAGAATATGGATAAAGTGAGACGCTTTCTAGAGCTGTGGGATATTCATGATGACTCGATGCTTGACGATGCTGGCTAG